Proteins encoded in a region of the Takifugu flavidus isolate HTHZ2018 chromosome 8, ASM371156v2, whole genome shotgun sequence genome:
- the cfap74 gene encoding cilia- and flagella-associated protein 74 isoform X2, with product MSSPRKQTTKRSNVFYLSGKVLLKKHTLEGSGDMDGEDSPCPSDSCGQLNVPSSEVKVRLLFKEDSPGLANLLDDNVEWMEELITEDEGDGDFDPSVEASGGQSYTSAGTARMFKLRRSMHQLASLRTQKEKEVLTAREELKLCHQKIQSVTEQRNDLEEEIERQKEAERSAVVFRLRAQHKHVCLMLHNEEELRSRIKAELKQHELELNKVELELGRLSLFQQEVREEEEAYKLHKAQKAVLRLQQQRKASQNMQLKRQHLINEQAAEKMKMEAEHQRKAEASRLSHMITDKYLKETIKRINQQKAEEEQQRMEMQKRRTQAAESLKSNIEANKKSIRLQQRRARAGGQKNEQQRERWQAEGINSIRMMHQQGMMKPKLKEFRDRGEFEKAEIETKLHPEDQRVTSKEPHKRRWVSTKERLRSLSQSRESCSNYQELSLTSGCEEPCADKDVTEMSSSPSVSDAEDLEDAAYRQEFQQSFAGRLNEPEVPGLWDWDSNVPRKFLTEETTSVLTKVKRGNPAESEGKLPVKVDGKEMKGPLFVSKPPMIHFKDFDVGKTYKKKIILTNSSSVTEHCKFLRVSSQLQDFISINFRPPGRLAAGMSCEMQAVFQPTFNKDLEGDVVFSAEAGVFSVPLRCTIKKCDLEVDSQFIDFGTYVVGQTTSRTFTLANKGALAIFFSLDTSAALFGERCRAQLTTQDVARDNQTSSVSTLLEDSQLKHEELPEALLQKQSDDPLPEDIPETCASAREDAQMDQSHSDCSDLTLGKVRDGELGPFESIKLKVIFTPTIPGEARLKFYIKFSDSTIKPIPIHVTGVAVTIPVWVAKPSVDLRICLFDHLYQDIITVQSRASTTLKLTFEVCPELRKHMKILPKTGFIQAQSTFNGQLKFLPRSSLSKDAHKYFDADTGVLEVPVVLQIAGQVKPVQFIVNAIVTTSDLQFDLSEVDFGDCSIYYPVEKSVGLTNLSLLPQEFGFVGVPECIDVQPNDGFGTLLPQETLRFDLIFCPTVDKDYSFQLTCKSEYNRDFRLSCRGTGVHPPLELSHSLVQFGDTAVGDCSSSVLFLTNHEVTKGKVTPVPPRLFSFALPGDCEISISPAAGRLQPGERSPILVTFRPALSDQAIRDEAQRLLQREMSLCEEEMDKKKLEVKKTMVIRKGKRAPVSPKDGIMSSIPQTDQQTELLNPADIQPGSWLYEEARTTLLCHFPQCFNEYIVPCFVSDGIPPEEDLQEPPPWSHINTLYLKMWCPAVRPPLVVTSNIPHNTVDFDRVIVGEKVIKRMTIQNICQDSLDLRSSLLDLNGSFSLLNALRCLKPGQKHTLVLAFRPSQEKKYCERLDVYAQTMTLAVVLQGEGVVPAVTCSHQGGILDFGYVLEKESTSQVLKLQNGSLVTVGFRVQLASLCPSLSEDEADSVTGTQNYSGMGVFSVSPAEGSISPEQSVDVVISFQPDHPSVNYRDRLSIKLRNQMDVCVMDLRGAASSHNMYLYGGDPLKAPAESLLPPLISSQFQLTEAAVMGKAPVPILVTLWARYSAGVLIPAVRQLQLGCISSSQFSEKGGEFLWDDVASLQELGFSLQPSKGTIEPGQKHTVSITWTPNRGYKPFEVVQTCVSVWLKGAQTSVYRVTLMALVSNT from the exons ATGTCGTCTCCAAGGAAACAGACAACAAAGCGCAGCAACGTCTTCTATCTGAGTGGAAAAGTACTTTTGAAAAAACATACCCTCGAA GGGTCAGGTGACATGGACGGTGAAGACAGTCCATGTCCGTCAGACAGCTGCGGACAGCTGAATGTCCCCAGCAGTGAGG TAAAGGTCCGGCTATTATTTAAAG AAGATAGTCCAGGCCTGGCCAACCTCTTGGATGATAATGTAGAATGGATGGAAGAATTAATAAC AGAGGATGAGGGTGATGGTGATTTTGACCCCTCTGTGGAGGCCAGCGGGGGACAGAGTTACACTTCTGCCGGGACAGCGCGGATGTTCAAGCTGAGACGAAGCATGCACCAGCTGGCCTCTTTACGCAcgcagaaggagaaggaagtgCTGACAGCCAG agaagaGCTCAAACTGTGTCATCAGAAAATCCAGAGTGTGACGGAGCAGAGAAATGACCTGGAGGAAGAGATCGAACGgcaaaaagaagcagagaggag CGCGGTAGTGTTTCGTTTGCGAGCCCAGCATAAGCATGTGTGTCTGATGCTGCAcaatgaggaggagctgagaagCCGCATCAAGGCTGAGCTGAAGCAACACGA ACTGGAGCTGAACAAGGTGGAATTGGAACTTGGCAGGTTGTCCTTGTTCCAGCAGGAGgtgcgggaggaggaggaggcctaTAAGCTCCATAAGGCCCAGAAGGCAgtgctgaggctgcagcagcaaaggaAAGCCAGCCAGAACATGCAGCTCAAGAGGCAGCATCTGATAAA tgaacaggcagcagagaaaatgaaaatggaggCAGAACATCAGAGGAAGGCAGAAGCAAGCCGCCTCAGCCACATGATAACTGATAAATACTTGAAAGAGACCATTAAAAG GATAAATCAGCAAAAAGCTGAGGAAGAACAGCAGAGGATGGAGATGCAGAAACGGAGGACACAGGCAGCAGAGTCACTAAAGTCAAACATAGAAGCTAACAAA AAAAGCATTCGCCTTCAACAAAGACGAGCCAGAGCAGGCGGACAGAAGaatgagcagcagagagaacgTTGGCAGGCTGAAGGCATCAACAGCATCCGGATGATGCATCAACAGGGGATGATGAAACCAAAGCTAAA GGAATTCCGAGACAGGGGGGAGTTTGAAAAGGCAGAAATTGAGACAAAATTGCACCCTGAGGACCAGCGGGTAACGAGCAAAGAGCCTCATAAGAGAAGGTGGGTCTCCACCAAAGAAAGGCTACGATCCCTGTCCCAGTCAAGAGAGAGCTGCTCTAACTACCAGGAGCTGAGCCTCACATCAGGCTGTGAGGAACCATGCGCAGAC AAAGACGTCACTGAGATGAGCAGTTCGCCATCGGTTTCTGACGCTGAAGACCTGGAGGACGCAGCGTACCGACAAGAGTTCCAGCAGAGCTTCGCTGGAAGACTGAATGAGCCTGAGGTCCCTGGGCTGTGGGACTGGGACTCCAATGTGCCAAGA AAATTCCTGACTGAAGAAACGACATCGGTCCTGACAAAAGTGAAACGAGGGAACCCAGCGGAGTCAGAGGGAAAGCTACCTGTGAAGGTCGatgggaaagaaatgaaagggcCTCTCTTTGTCAGCAAACCACCGATGATCCACTTTAAG GACTTTGATGTTGGCAAAACCTATAAGAAGAAAATCATCCTGACGAACAGCAGCTCTGTCACTGAGCACTGCAAGTTTCTCAGGGTCTCCTCCCAACTGCAGGACTTCATCTCTATCAA cTTTAGGCCTCCTGGTCGTTTAGCTGCTGGAATGTCCTGTGAGATGCAGGCTGTTTTTCAACCTACA TTTAACAAGGACCTGGAAGGAGATGTTGTGTTTTCCGCAGAAGCTGGTGTCTTCTCTGTTCCCCTCCGATGCACAATAAAGAAATGTGAC CTTGAAGTTGACAGCCAGTTCATTGACTTCGGAACATACGTGGTGGGCCAGACGACGTCGCGGACTTTCACTTTGGCCAACAAGGGAGCGCTGGCCATCTTTTTCAGCCTGGATACGTCTGCAGCCCTCTTTGGAGAAAGATGTCGGGCCCAGTTGACAACCCAG GATGTAGCACGTGATAACCAGACAAGCTCTGTGTCAACGCTACTTGAAGATTCCCAACTAAAGCATGAGGAGCTCCCTGAAGCATTGCTGCAAAAGCAGTCAG ACGATCCCCTTCCAGAAGATATTCCTGAGACTTGTGCATCAGCCAGAGAAGATGCCCAGATGGACCAGAGCCACTCTGACTGCAGTGACCTAACTCTGGGAAAA GTGAGAGATGGCGAACTCGGACCTTTTGAAAGCATTAAGCTGAAGGTTATATTTACTCCCACCATCCCAGGAGAGGCCAGACTAAAGTTCTACATCAAATTCTCTGACTCAACCATCAAACCA ATACCTATCCACGTGACTGGAGTGGCCGTCACCATCCCCGTGTGGGTGGCTAAACCCAGCGTTGACCTAAGGATCTGCCTCTTTGATCACCTCTATCAAGACATCATCACCGTCCAAAGCAG GGCCAGCACAACCTTGAAGCTGACCTTTGAAGTGTGCCCAGAACTGAGGAAACACATGAAGATCCTTCCAAAGACCGGCTTCATCCAGGCTCAATCAACCTTTAATGGTCAACTCAAGTTCCTGCCACG AAGCTCTTTATCCAAAGATGCCCACAAGTATTTCGACGCAGATACGGGGGTTCTGGAAGTCCCGGTGGTGCTGCAAATTGCAGGACAG GTGAAGCCTGTCCAGTTCATCGTTAACGCCATCGTCACCACATCAGACCTGCAGTTCGACCTCTCAGAGGTTGACTTTGGCGACTGTTCCATTTACTACCCGGTGGAAAAGAGCGTTGGCCTCACCAACCtgtctctgctgcctcaggagtttGGATTTGTGGGCGTTCCAGAG TGTATAGACGTCCAGCCCAATGATGGATTTGGAACTCTGCTCCCGCAAGAAACCCTGAGGTTTGACCTGATCTTCTGTCCCACTGTGGACAAAGACTACAGTTTCCAACTCACCTGCAAATCAGAATATAACAG AGATTTCCGACTGTCTTGTCGGGGGACAGGCGTCCACCCACCTTTAGAGCTGTCCCACTCTCTGGTTCAGTTCGGGGATACAGCAGTCGGCGACTGCTCAAGCTCTGTACTTTTCCTCACTAACCATGAAGTAACCAAGGGCAAGGTGACCCCTGTGCCACCCAGGCTGTTCTCCTTCGCTCTTCCTGGTGATTGTGAAATCAGCATTAGTCCTGCTGCAGGCAGACTGCAGCCCGGAGAG AGAAGTCCGATCCTGGTGACCTTTAGGCCCGCACTGTCGGATCAAGCCATCAGAGACGAGGCCCAGCGTCTTCTCCAGCGAGAGATGTCACTCTGTGAGGAGGAAATGGACAAGAAGAAGCTTGAAGTGAAG AAGACCATGGTGATAAGGAAAGGAAAGAGGGCCCCTGTGTCCCCAAAGGACGGCATCATGTCAAGCATCCCACAGACAGACCAGCAAACTGAGTTATTAAATCCTGCTGACATACAACCAGG ATCATGGCTGTATGAAGAGGCCAGGACCACGCTGCTGTGTCATTTCCCACAGTGTTTCAACGAGTACATTGTTCCCTGCTTCGTGTCTGATGGAATTCCTCCAGAGGAAGACTTACAGGAGCCGCCACCATGGAG TCACATCAACACACTTTACCTGAAGATGTGGTGTCCTGCTGTGAGACCCCCGCTCGTGGTGACGTCCAACATCCCACACAATACTGTAGACTTCGATCGGGTGATAGTGG gaGAAAAAGTTATCAAGAGGATGACAATTCAGAACATTTGCCAGGACTCTTTAGAT CTCAGGTCATCTCTCTTGGACTTAAATGGCAGTTTTTCCCTTCTAAATGCGCTGAGATGCTTAAAACctggacaaaaacacacccTGGTGCTGGCCTTCAGACCATCTCAGGAGAAAAAG TACTGTGAAAGGCTGGACGTGTACGCTCAAACAATGACCTTAGCGGTGGTGCTGCAGGGGGAGGGCGTGGTTCCTGCTGTCACCTGTTCTCATCAAGGTGGGATCCTCGACTTTGGTTATGTTCTGGAGAAGGAGAGCACATCgcaggtcctgaag ctgcagaacgGCTCATTGGTGACAGTGGGCTTCAGGGTGCAGCTGGCCAGCCTCTGCCCCTCCTTGTCTGAGGATGAAGCCGACTCTGTGACAG GAACCCAGAATTACAGCGGGATGGGCGTGTTCAGTGTGtcgccagcagagggcagcatttCCCCAGAACAGAGCGTGGACGTCGTGATCTCGTTTCAGCCTGACCATCCCTCTGTGAACTACCGAGACAGACTTTCTATAAAGCTCAGGAACCAG atggatgtgtgtgtgatggatctGAGGGGTGCAGCTTCTTCCCATAACATGTATCTGTATGGGGGGGACCCACTGAAAGCCCCCGCTGAATCGCTCCTCCCACCACTGATTAGCAGCCAGTTTCAGCTCACAG AGGCAGCAGTGATGGGGAAGGCCCCCGTGCCCATTCTGGTGACTCTGTGGGCCAGATACAGCGCAGGAGTCCTCATACCCGCAGTGCGACAGCTGCAACTGGGCTGCATCAGCTCCTCCCAGTTTAGTGAGAAG GGTGGGGAGTTTTTGTGGGATGACGTAGCATCACTGCAGGAGCTTGGCTTTAGTCTGCAGCCCAGTAAAGGCACCATAGAACCGGGCCAAAAACACACTGTCAGTATCACATGGACCCCCAACAGAGGATACAAG ccctTTGAGGTGGTGCAGACGTGTGTGTCGGTTTGGCTGAAAGGAGCTCAGACGAGCGTTTACAGAGTCACCCTGATGGCGCTGGTCTCCAACACCTGA
- the cfap74 gene encoding cilia- and flagella-associated protein 74 isoform X5, with amino-acid sequence MSSPRKQTTKRSNVFYLSGKVLLKKHTLEGSGDMDGEDSPCPSDSCGQLNVPSSEVKVRLLFKEDSPGLANLLDDNVEWMEELITEDEGDGDFDPSVEASGGQSYTSAGTARMFKLRRSMHQLASLRTQKEKEVLTAREELKLCHQKIQSVTEQRNDLEEEIERQKEAERSAVVFRLRAQHKHVCLMLHNEEELRSRIKAELKQHELELNKVELELGRLSLFQQEVREEEEAYKLHKAQKAVLRLQQQRKASQNMQLKRQHLINEQAAEKMKMEAEHQRKAEASRLSHMITDKYLKETIKRINQQKAEEEQQRMEMQKRRTQAAESLKSNIEANKKSIRLQQRRARAGGQKNEQQRERWQAEGINSIRMMHQQGMMKPKLKEFRDRGEFEKAEIETKLHPEDQRVTSKEPHKRRWVSTKERLRSLSQSRESCSNYQELSLTSGCEEPCADKDVTEMSSSPSVSDAEDLEDAAYRQEFQQSFAGRLNEPEVPGLWDWDSNVPRKFLTEETTSVLTKVKRGNPAESEGKLPVKVDGKEMKGPLFVSKPPMIHFKDFDVGKTYKKKIILTNSSSVTEHCKFLRVSSQLQDFISINFRPPGRLAAGMSCEMQAVFQPTFNKDLEGDVVFSAEAGVFSVPLRCTIKKCDLEVDSQFIDFGTYVVGQTTSRTFTLANKGALAIFFSLDTSAALFGERCRAQLTTQDVARDNQTSSVSTLLEDSQLKHEELPEALLQKQSDDPLPEDIPETCASAREDAQMDQSHSDCSDLTLGKVRDGELGPFESIKLKVIFTPTIPGEARLKFYIKFSDSTIKPIPIHVTGVAVTIPVWVAKPSVDLRICLFDHLYQDIITVQSRASTTLKLTFEVCPELRKHMKILPKTGFIQAQSTFNGQLKFLPRSSLSKDAHKYFDADTGVLEVPVVLQIAGQVKPVQFIVNAIVTTSDLQFDLSEVDFGDCSIYYPVEKSVGLTNLSLLPQEFGFVGVPECIDVQPNDGFGTLLPQETLRFDLIFCPTVDKDYSFQLTCKSEYNRDFRLSCRGTGVHPPLELSHSLVQFGDTAVGDCSSSVLFLTNHEVTKGKVTPVPPRLFSFALPGDCEISISPAAGRLQPGERSPILVTFRPALSDQAIRDEAQRLLQREMSLCEEEMDKKKLEVKKTMVIRKGKRAPVSPKDGIMSSIPQTDQQTELLNPADIQPGSWLYEEARTTLLCHFPQCFNEYIVPCFVSDGIPPEEDLQEPPPWSHINTLYLKMWCPAVRPPLVVTSNIPHNTVDFDRVIVGEKVIKRMTIQNICQDSLDLRSSLLDLNGSFSLLNALRCLKPGQKHTLVLAFRPSQEKKYCERLDVYAQTMTLAVVLQGEGVVPAVTCSHQGGILDFGYVLEKESTSQVLKLQNGSLVTVGFRVQLASLCPSLSEDEADSVTGTQNYSGMGVFSVSPAEGSISPEQSVDVVISFQPDHPSVNYRDRLSIKLRNQMDVCVMDLRGAASSHNMYLYGGDPLKAPAESLLPPLISSQFQLTAVMGKAPVPILVTLWARYSAGVLIPAVRQLQLGCISSSQFSEKGGEFLWDDVASLQELGFSLQPSKGTIEPGQKHTVSITWTPNRGYKPFEVVQTCVSVWLKGAQTSVYRVTLMALVSNT; translated from the exons ATGTCGTCTCCAAGGAAACAGACAACAAAGCGCAGCAACGTCTTCTATCTGAGTGGAAAAGTACTTTTGAAAAAACATACCCTCGAA GGGTCAGGTGACATGGACGGTGAAGACAGTCCATGTCCGTCAGACAGCTGCGGACAGCTGAATGTCCCCAGCAGTGAGG TAAAGGTCCGGCTATTATTTAAAG AAGATAGTCCAGGCCTGGCCAACCTCTTGGATGATAATGTAGAATGGATGGAAGAATTAATAAC AGAGGATGAGGGTGATGGTGATTTTGACCCCTCTGTGGAGGCCAGCGGGGGACAGAGTTACACTTCTGCCGGGACAGCGCGGATGTTCAAGCTGAGACGAAGCATGCACCAGCTGGCCTCTTTACGCAcgcagaaggagaaggaagtgCTGACAGCCAG agaagaGCTCAAACTGTGTCATCAGAAAATCCAGAGTGTGACGGAGCAGAGAAATGACCTGGAGGAAGAGATCGAACGgcaaaaagaagcagagaggag CGCGGTAGTGTTTCGTTTGCGAGCCCAGCATAAGCATGTGTGTCTGATGCTGCAcaatgaggaggagctgagaagCCGCATCAAGGCTGAGCTGAAGCAACACGA ACTGGAGCTGAACAAGGTGGAATTGGAACTTGGCAGGTTGTCCTTGTTCCAGCAGGAGgtgcgggaggaggaggaggcctaTAAGCTCCATAAGGCCCAGAAGGCAgtgctgaggctgcagcagcaaaggaAAGCCAGCCAGAACATGCAGCTCAAGAGGCAGCATCTGATAAA tgaacaggcagcagagaaaatgaaaatggaggCAGAACATCAGAGGAAGGCAGAAGCAAGCCGCCTCAGCCACATGATAACTGATAAATACTTGAAAGAGACCATTAAAAG GATAAATCAGCAAAAAGCTGAGGAAGAACAGCAGAGGATGGAGATGCAGAAACGGAGGACACAGGCAGCAGAGTCACTAAAGTCAAACATAGAAGCTAACAAA AAAAGCATTCGCCTTCAACAAAGACGAGCCAGAGCAGGCGGACAGAAGaatgagcagcagagagaacgTTGGCAGGCTGAAGGCATCAACAGCATCCGGATGATGCATCAACAGGGGATGATGAAACCAAAGCTAAA GGAATTCCGAGACAGGGGGGAGTTTGAAAAGGCAGAAATTGAGACAAAATTGCACCCTGAGGACCAGCGGGTAACGAGCAAAGAGCCTCATAAGAGAAGGTGGGTCTCCACCAAAGAAAGGCTACGATCCCTGTCCCAGTCAAGAGAGAGCTGCTCTAACTACCAGGAGCTGAGCCTCACATCAGGCTGTGAGGAACCATGCGCAGAC AAAGACGTCACTGAGATGAGCAGTTCGCCATCGGTTTCTGACGCTGAAGACCTGGAGGACGCAGCGTACCGACAAGAGTTCCAGCAGAGCTTCGCTGGAAGACTGAATGAGCCTGAGGTCCCTGGGCTGTGGGACTGGGACTCCAATGTGCCAAGA AAATTCCTGACTGAAGAAACGACATCGGTCCTGACAAAAGTGAAACGAGGGAACCCAGCGGAGTCAGAGGGAAAGCTACCTGTGAAGGTCGatgggaaagaaatgaaagggcCTCTCTTTGTCAGCAAACCACCGATGATCCACTTTAAG GACTTTGATGTTGGCAAAACCTATAAGAAGAAAATCATCCTGACGAACAGCAGCTCTGTCACTGAGCACTGCAAGTTTCTCAGGGTCTCCTCCCAACTGCAGGACTTCATCTCTATCAA cTTTAGGCCTCCTGGTCGTTTAGCTGCTGGAATGTCCTGTGAGATGCAGGCTGTTTTTCAACCTACA TTTAACAAGGACCTGGAAGGAGATGTTGTGTTTTCCGCAGAAGCTGGTGTCTTCTCTGTTCCCCTCCGATGCACAATAAAGAAATGTGAC CTTGAAGTTGACAGCCAGTTCATTGACTTCGGAACATACGTGGTGGGCCAGACGACGTCGCGGACTTTCACTTTGGCCAACAAGGGAGCGCTGGCCATCTTTTTCAGCCTGGATACGTCTGCAGCCCTCTTTGGAGAAAGATGTCGGGCCCAGTTGACAACCCAG GATGTAGCACGTGATAACCAGACAAGCTCTGTGTCAACGCTACTTGAAGATTCCCAACTAAAGCATGAGGAGCTCCCTGAAGCATTGCTGCAAAAGCAGTCAG ACGATCCCCTTCCAGAAGATATTCCTGAGACTTGTGCATCAGCCAGAGAAGATGCCCAGATGGACCAGAGCCACTCTGACTGCAGTGACCTAACTCTGGGAAAA GTGAGAGATGGCGAACTCGGACCTTTTGAAAGCATTAAGCTGAAGGTTATATTTACTCCCACCATCCCAGGAGAGGCCAGACTAAAGTTCTACATCAAATTCTCTGACTCAACCATCAAACCA ATACCTATCCACGTGACTGGAGTGGCCGTCACCATCCCCGTGTGGGTGGCTAAACCCAGCGTTGACCTAAGGATCTGCCTCTTTGATCACCTCTATCAAGACATCATCACCGTCCAAAGCAG GGCCAGCACAACCTTGAAGCTGACCTTTGAAGTGTGCCCAGAACTGAGGAAACACATGAAGATCCTTCCAAAGACCGGCTTCATCCAGGCTCAATCAACCTTTAATGGTCAACTCAAGTTCCTGCCACG AAGCTCTTTATCCAAAGATGCCCACAAGTATTTCGACGCAGATACGGGGGTTCTGGAAGTCCCGGTGGTGCTGCAAATTGCAGGACAG GTGAAGCCTGTCCAGTTCATCGTTAACGCCATCGTCACCACATCAGACCTGCAGTTCGACCTCTCAGAGGTTGACTTTGGCGACTGTTCCATTTACTACCCGGTGGAAAAGAGCGTTGGCCTCACCAACCtgtctctgctgcctcaggagtttGGATTTGTGGGCGTTCCAGAG TGTATAGACGTCCAGCCCAATGATGGATTTGGAACTCTGCTCCCGCAAGAAACCCTGAGGTTTGACCTGATCTTCTGTCCCACTGTGGACAAAGACTACAGTTTCCAACTCACCTGCAAATCAGAATATAACAG AGATTTCCGACTGTCTTGTCGGGGGACAGGCGTCCACCCACCTTTAGAGCTGTCCCACTCTCTGGTTCAGTTCGGGGATACAGCAGTCGGCGACTGCTCAAGCTCTGTACTTTTCCTCACTAACCATGAAGTAACCAAGGGCAAGGTGACCCCTGTGCCACCCAGGCTGTTCTCCTTCGCTCTTCCTGGTGATTGTGAAATCAGCATTAGTCCTGCTGCAGGCAGACTGCAGCCCGGAGAG AGAAGTCCGATCCTGGTGACCTTTAGGCCCGCACTGTCGGATCAAGCCATCAGAGACGAGGCCCAGCGTCTTCTCCAGCGAGAGATGTCACTCTGTGAGGAGGAAATGGACAAGAAGAAGCTTGAAGTGAAG AAGACCATGGTGATAAGGAAAGGAAAGAGGGCCCCTGTGTCCCCAAAGGACGGCATCATGTCAAGCATCCCACAGACAGACCAGCAAACTGAGTTATTAAATCCTGCTGACATACAACCAGG ATCATGGCTGTATGAAGAGGCCAGGACCACGCTGCTGTGTCATTTCCCACAGTGTTTCAACGAGTACATTGTTCCCTGCTTCGTGTCTGATGGAATTCCTCCAGAGGAAGACTTACAGGAGCCGCCACCATGGAG TCACATCAACACACTTTACCTGAAGATGTGGTGTCCTGCTGTGAGACCCCCGCTCGTGGTGACGTCCAACATCCCACACAATACTGTAGACTTCGATCGGGTGATAGTGG gaGAAAAAGTTATCAAGAGGATGACAATTCAGAACATTTGCCAGGACTCTTTAGAT CTCAGGTCATCTCTCTTGGACTTAAATGGCAGTTTTTCCCTTCTAAATGCGCTGAGATGCTTAAAACctggacaaaaacacacccTGGTGCTGGCCTTCAGACCATCTCAGGAGAAAAAG TACTGTGAAAGGCTGGACGTGTACGCTCAAACAATGACCTTAGCGGTGGTGCTGCAGGGGGAGGGCGTGGTTCCTGCTGTCACCTGTTCTCATCAAGGTGGGATCCTCGACTTTGGTTATGTTCTGGAGAAGGAGAGCACATCgcaggtcctgaag ctgcagaacgGCTCATTGGTGACAGTGGGCTTCAGGGTGCAGCTGGCCAGCCTCTGCCCCTCCTTGTCTGAGGATGAAGCCGACTCTGTGACAG GAACCCAGAATTACAGCGGGATGGGCGTGTTCAGTGTGtcgccagcagagggcagcatttCCCCAGAACAGAGCGTGGACGTCGTGATCTCGTTTCAGCCTGACCATCCCTCTGTGAACTACCGAGACAGACTTTCTATAAAGCTCAGGAACCAG atggatgtgtgtgtgatggatctGAGGGGTGCAGCTTCTTCCCATAACATGTATCTGTATGGGGGGGACCCACTGAAAGCCCCCGCTGAATCGCTCCTCCCACCACTGATTAGCAGCCAGTTTCAGCTCACAG CAGTGATGGGGAAGGCCCCCGTGCCCATTCTGGTGACTCTGTGGGCCAGATACAGCGCAGGAGTCCTCATACCCGCAGTGCGACAGCTGCAACTGGGCTGCATCAGCTCCTCCCAGTTTAGTGAGAAG GGTGGGGAGTTTTTGTGGGATGACGTAGCATCACTGCAGGAGCTTGGCTTTAGTCTGCAGCCCAGTAAAGGCACCATAGAACCGGGCCAAAAACACACTGTCAGTATCACATGGACCCCCAACAGAGGATACAAG ccctTTGAGGTGGTGCAGACGTGTGTGTCGGTTTGGCTGAAAGGAGCTCAGACGAGCGTTTACAGAGTCACCCTGATGGCGCTGGTCTCCAACACCTGA